DNA from Deinococcus reticulitermitis:
GAGAAATTCCTGACCGAGTTCCGGCATGTCGAGGTGCAGGTCGTCGGCGACGGCAAAGGCCACGTCATCCACGTCGGCGAGCGCGACTGCTCGATCCAGCGCCGCAACCAGAAGCTGATCGAGGAAGCGCCCTCCACGCTGCCCGAGTCGCTTCGTCAGGAACTTCTGGACGCCGGGGTGCGGCTCGCGAGCTCGATCAACTACACCGGCGCCGGCACGCTCGAATTCATCATGGACCGCGACGGCAACTACTACTTCATGGAGATGAACACCCGCATCCAGGTCGAGCACTGCGTGTCCGAGATGATCAGTCAGCTCGACCTCGTGCGGCTCCAGATCGAGGTGGCGGCCGGCGAGGGCCTGAAGCTCCGGCAAGAAGACGTCAAGCTGCACGGCCACGCCATCGAGTGTCGCCTGAACGCGGAAGACCCCGACAAGGACTTCCGTCCGGCCGCCGGCAAGATCGACGAGGTGCACTTCGCAGGCGGCCCCGGCGTGCGGGTCGATACCCACGTCTACAGCGGCTACTCGATTCCGCCGCACTACGACTCATTGATCGGCAAGCTGATCGTGTGGGACGAGAACCGCGACCGCGCCATCGAGCGCATGAAACGCGCGCTGAGCGAAACGGTGATCCAGGGGCCGAAAACCACCATCCCCCTCTACATCAAGATCATGGACAACCCCTTCTACCGCCGGGGCGCCGTGATGACCAACTTCCTCAAGACCCGGATGGACATGTAGAGCTGGGCTGGAAGCACTGGGGCGCCCTCCTGGCAACGGGAGCGCTCCAGTCTTTTTTTCAGAACAGCTCGTCGAGCATCTGGTAATACTCCAGCTTCTCCTCGTCCACGAGGTCGCGCCCGTAGAGGTCGAGGAACATGCCGGCATACCGCTCGCCGAGGTTGTGCCGCACGCTGCGCCGGGCGAGGGCGAGGTCAGTGTGGCGGTCGGCGAGGCCGGCGCGGCCCAGGTCGATCAGGCCCTCAACGTACTCGCCCCCCACGATGAAGTTCGGGAGGCAGGCGTCGCCGTGCGTCACCACAAGGTCCTCGGTGACGGGGCGACGCCGGGCGAGAGCGTTGAAAACCTGAACGGCGCTCTGGCCCTGGCGCTCGTCGTCGAAGTCGGCCTCGTCCACGACGCCCGCCGCCACCCGCTCGCGGGCCAGGTGCAGCTTGATGCCGAGGCTCATGTTGAAGGGACACTCGCGCGCCGGCAGGGCGTGCAGTTCGCGCAGCGCGCGCGCGAGCAGCCCTACCATGCGCTCCGGGTGCAGCGCGGCGTCGGGGTCGCTCATCGGAATGCCGGGCACGCGGGTCAGGGCGAGCACCTCGCGCTCGCTGTTTCCCTCGTAGCCCACCACGCGCGGCACCGGCACTCGCCCGGCGAAAAAGCGCAGGCGCTCGCGCTCCTGAAGCAGGGTGCTCGCGGGAAAGGCCTCACGCGGCTGCACCTTGACGACGAAGCGGGTGCTGCGCCACACCCCGGCCCCACTCTCGCCGAGGGTCACGCGCTCCCAGCGGGCGGCAGGCAGGACGCGGCGCAGCGAATCGGGCAGCTGGAGGTCAGGGGCGCGGCTCATGCGGAGGGCAGCATAGGCCAAAGCACAGAAAAAAGGTTCCCGCCTCATCCGGTGGGAACCCTTTTCGCCCAGTGATCACATGCTCGTGATCGGGGTGTCCTCGTGAAGCTCGTAGACGCCGTAGCCGGTGCTTTTCGACTCGCGGATATACGTGTCGCTGCCCGCCGGCAGGTACACGTAGTGTTCGGCGCGGCTCCAGCCCTGGGTAAAGCTCCAGAACTGGCGCATCTTGGGAGACTCGGTGGTAAAGCGGGCCTGCATGTCCTGGCTCGCGTACACCACCCGGTCGTGGGTCATCCGGTCGAGCCACTCGCCGGCGTCGGGCTCCCCGTTGCCGTTCTTGTCCTGCCACATCCCCCACTTCAGGAAGAGCAGCCGCGCCTTGGTGGTCTCGCCGCCGGGGAGCGTCAGGGCGGCGGCGCGCTCGGAAAGCTTCGCCCAGTCGTTCAGATTGGGCGCGGCGCTCGTCGCTCCGGTGTCCACGCGCTGCTGATAGACCACCTCACTCGCCTCGTCCTCGTCGGTAAGCAGCGCGAGGTAGCTGCCGGCGGGCGCGGGGGCGAACTTGACGGTGACGCCGCTCGGCAGGGGCGGCGGGCCGACGATGCCGCCCGGGGCGCTCTGGCCGCAGCCGGCGAGGATCAGGGCGAGGGGGAGGAGCAGGCAGGCGGCGCGGTTCATGGGAGCTCCTTGAGGCTCATGCTGGTAAAGGCGTCGGTGGGGGCGTGCAGGCGCAGCGGCAGGTTCAGCGAGCTCTCGGGCGCCGAGTCGCGGGTCACCACGAACTCGCTCGGCGTCGCGCTCGGGTTGATCACGAGGTGACGCACCAGCGTCCAGCCAGCCTGGCGGGTGCCGCGCTCGGTGGCGCTCAGGCCGTTGCCCGCCACCTTGAAGCTGTAGCTGTAGGCCTGCGCCGCGTAGCTGTAGGTATCGTGGGAGAGGTAGCGGACATTGGCGGTCGTCGGGCCGTCGCCCGCGCCCACTGCCCGGTACGCCACGAAGCTGATGTCGCAGCTTTTCGCGCCGGCCACGCTCACAGTTTCCTGGGTGCGCGGAGCGCTGTGGTAATAAGGCAGGCAGTTGGCCTGGTCCACCTGCTCGAGCTGCGAGCGCGTGAGGTACACGTTGCCCCGGTCGCCGGACAGGTAGCCCTGCGCGAGCACCTTGACCTGCGGCCCCTCGCTGCCGCGCACGGTGTAGATCGCGGCGAGGCGCAGTCCGGCGTCCGGCGTGGGCGTCTCGCCGGCAGGCAGGGTGAAGCTCAGCGACACCGACGAATCAGGCACACGCGGCGGAAAACACGAGGCGAGCAGGGCGCTCAGGGCGAGCGCGCCGCCAGCCCGCAACAGCAGGGAGACGTTTGCTTTCATTTCTCCTTCATCTTAGATGAAGGGTCGTATTTGTCAACTTTGAATATCGAATGTCTATTTCGAGATCGAGTTTTTCGAACTTCAACTCAGTCAGAATAAGATCAGGTTCGGTTCTTCGATGAAGAGAGATCCAAAGAAAAGGAGGGGCCGTCACCCCTCCTCTCCGTGACGCGTTTACTTGCCTTGCTCAGCGAGCCGCAGGAAATAGGCGCTCGACTTGTCGTTCGGGTCGAGGGCGACCGCGCGCCCGTAGGCTTCGGCGGCGGCGGGGAAGTTCTTCGCCTCGTAGCGCACGCGGCCCAGCCAGGCCCAAGCCTTGGCATACGTGGGACTCTCACCCGTCGCCTGGAGAAAGCCCGCCTCGGCACCGGCCTTGTCGCCCGCCGCGTACTTGCCGTAAGCGCTGCGGAAGGTCTGGACCGCCCGCAGGCCGAACTGCGCGCCCTCCTGCGCGAGGCCGAGGTTGTAGCGGTCGGCGGCGGTCGCGCCGGGCAGCGCGGCGAGCGCCTGATAGGCCTGCAAAGCCGCCTGAGCGTCCCCGAGTTCGAGGGCGAGGCGCCCGGCTTCACGCCCGGCCTCGGCGAAGTTGGGCGCGGCGCGGGCGGCCTCCTGAAAGCCGGCGAGGGCCTGAGCGCGGTTACCCGCTTCGAGAGCGGTGTAGGCGCGGCTGAAGGCACCCGTCGCGGCGGGGCCGTACGTCGCGGCGTTGCGGGCGACCTGCGCGAAGTAGGTCAGGGTCTTGTCGTTGGGGGCGAGGCGCAGGGCCTCGGCGTAGCGGGCCTGGGCCTCGGCGTAGTTGCCGCCTTCGAGCGCACTGCGGGCCGCCCAGGTGGCGCACGGCACGCTTCCGGGGTCAAAGGTCAGGCAGGCCTGGAAAAACTGGCTCGCCTGCGCGCTTTGCCCCCGGCGATACGCCGCGTAGCCGAGGTTGTACTGCACGGTGCCGGCGGCGCGCGCTTCAGGGCTGCCCGCCGTCCGGGGCGAAACCTGGAAGTAGCTCGCCCAGGCGCTCTCGGCCTGTTTCCAGAAGCCCACCTCGGTGTAGATCTCGGCGCGCAGCCGCAGCGCGTCCACGTTCCCCGGCGCGGCGCGCACGGCGTCCTCGGCGCGGGCGGCGGCCTCTTTCCACAGCACCTGATCGATGCTCGCGCTCCCCGCTGGGTAGGTCGCGCGGGCGCGGGTTACCAGCTCACGCGCCGCCGCGATCAGGCTGGCGGCGTTCTGGGAAACGGGGGTGGTCTGGGTGGCTGGGGTCTGGGTCGCCGGCGTCTGGGTTGCTGGCGTTTGGGCGAGGGCGGAGCCGCACAGGGCGGCGGTGAGCAGCAGGGTCAGGCGCTTGTTCATGGGTCTCCTGGGAAGCTGTGAGAAGTCAGACGGGCTTAAAAGGTCAAGCTGGAGTTCATTCTTCGCAGGCGGGCGGGGCCGGGGCGTGGGTTTGTCATGAGGAACGGCTGATCCCGGTGAAGGTCGGGCGCGGGCCGCCCCCCTCCCGGCACTACCCTGGAGCGCATGACCGGACTGATCCGCATTCCGTTTGTTCTGTGTCCAACCCGGAAAGGCGCCGGGTTGCCCACTCCACAAACGGAATGCGTTTTTCTCCTTCTCCTTCCAGTCGGATTTCATCCTGTCTCTGACAGGATTCCATTGGAGTCTGTGTGATCTGGCTGGCGCTCGACGGCGTCGGACACCCCGACGACGCGCCGCCCGGCTCGGTCTGGGAGACGGACTTGCCGACGCTGCGCCCGCTGGTTGATTCCGGACGCGTCCTCGACGCCGCGCTCGGGGTGCCGGGGCTGCCGCAGTCGGGCACCGGGCAGAGCTGCTGGCTGACCGGCAGGGACGCCGTGCGGGTCATGGGCGAGCACTTCGGGCCGGTGCCGGGGCCGACGCTGCAAGCCCTGCTGCGCGAGCACGCGTTGCCGGGGCGGCTCGCCCGCGCGGGGGGGCGCGCGGCGCTGCTGAACGTCTACCTGCCCGAGTACCTCGCCGGGGCTGGGGAGGGCGGCAGGCGGCGCAACCGCCTGGGCTGCTTTCCCTACGCTTTTCAGGTCGCCGGGCTGCCCATCGGGTCGGGGGGGGCAGCGCTGCGCGCCTCGCTCGGGCTGGGGTACGCCACGCCCTGGGACGCCCTGGAAACTGAGCAGGACCTGAGTCGCCAGGGCCACGCCATCGCCGCCGCCGCCCGCGAGTATGACCTGCTCGTGGCCGATCTGTGGCTGAGCGACCTGCTCGGGCATCAGGGCCGTGACCCGGTGCCGCCGGACGCCCTCCGGGCGGGGCGGGCCTACCTGCGCCGGGTGGACGCGCTGCTGCGTGGCCTGCTGGACAGCGGCGCTCGGTTGGTGATCAGCAGCGACCACGGCAACCTCGAAAACCTGCGGGTCAAGACCCATACCCTCGCCCGCGTGCCCTTTGCGGGGGCCGGGGTGGACCTCGGAGAGGCGCGCGACATCGTGCAGGGCGGGCGGCAGATCGCCCGCTGGCTCGGCCTGGGCAGTTCATGACCGCTCGGCGGGCGGCGCCGCTTATCCACAAACTTATCCACAGGGGGTGTGGATGCGGCGCACCCCCCGGGTCCATCCTCCAAACACCAATGCGAGAAAAGCCCGCTGCTGGAGGGCTCTCATCGCTCCTTTCTGGATCGGGTCCAATATTTACAAAGTTATCCACAGTGAAACGAAGCCCTGTGGATAACTCGCCCTCAGAGGCCCCGAACCGCGTCTACGAACGCTTTCACCGCCTGTGGATTCTTGACGCCCGGTGAAGCCTCCAGCCGGCTCACGGCGTCTACTCCGGCGGGGGCGAGCTGCGAGGCGGCCTCCCGGACATTGTGCGGCCCGAGGCCCCCGGCGAGCCAGGCACCGGGGGGAAACAGCGGGCGCAGCTCGGCCCAGTTCAGCGGCACGCCGCCGCCCGGTTCAGGGGCGTCGAGCATCAGGGTGACGCCCGGCTGCCCAGTCCAGGCGGCCGCCTCGGCCTGCAAATCGGCGGGGCGCACGACGCGCAGCACGGGGTAATACCCGGCAACGGTCTGGACGAACCCCGGCAGCAAGGCGCCGTGAAGCTGCACCGACGAGACCCGCGCCGCCTCGGAAAGACGCAGCACCTCGCCCAATCCCTGATTCAGAAAGACACCGACCCGCGCCACCGTGGGGCCGACGCTCAGGCCCGCTTCCCGCGCCACCTGCGGCGTGACCAGGCGCTTGCTGACCGGCGCGAAGATGAAACCCAGCGCGTCGGCCCCCACCTCGGCGGCATGCACGGCGTCGCGCACTGAGGTCGTGCCGCAGATCTTGACCCTGGGACGCGGCTCAGCCACGCCCCTGCTCCGGGGCCGACGCGGCCTCCAGCGCCGCCACGCGCCCCGCAAGCGCGCGGTTCTCGCGGATCAGGGCGAGCAGCACGAGCGCGTAGTGGTCGTAGAGCTTGGGCCGCTCCAGCCGGGTCTCGTTCGTCATCCAGGCGAAGAGCAGCCGCTCGGCCTCACGCAGCACGTCGTCGTCCGGCACCTCGCGAAACGTGCGGTCGCCCAGGATCGCGCGGGCGAAATTGAGTTCGCGTTCGGGATCCAGGGGCGGCTCGGCGGCGCTCTCCGGGGTCGGGTCGGCTCGGCGTCTGAACATGACCCTATTGTGGCCCGCCCGCGAGCACCTGCACCTGCGCCGCCACCCCCAGGCCGAGGGTGAGCCGCCCGCTGCCGAGGCCCACCGTCAGGGTGCCGAGGGCCGCGTCCACGCTGCGCACCTCCACCGCCGCGCCCGGCGTCAGGCCCGCCGTAACCAGGGCGCGCAGCTGCTCGGCGTCGGCGTCAGGGACGCGCGCCACCACCGCACCGTCGCCCACCGCGAGCTGCGAGAGCCGCCGCTCGGCGCGCACCGGCACCGTGCCGCAGACGCTCGGAATCGGATCGCCGTGCGGGTCGTGGGTGGGGTCGCCGAGCCACGCCGCAATGCGCGCTTCGAGCCGCTCGGACAGGGCGTGTTCGAGCGCCTCGGCCTCGGCGTGCACCTCGTCGAGCGGCACCCCGAGGGCGCGGTGGAGAAACAGCTCGATCAGGCGGTGGTGGCGCAGCACCTCGAGCGCCACCCGCTCGCCCTCGGCGGTCAGGCGCGCGCCCTGATACGGCGCGTGCGACACCAGGCCCTGCTCGGTGAGCTTGCGCAGCATCCCCGTCACGCTGGCCGGCGCGACGTCGAGCACGCCCGCGAGCGCCTGGGTGCTCACCTTGCCCGCCTGCCCGAGCAGGTACAGGTGCTTGAGGTAATCCTCGGCGGAGGGGGAAAGCGCGCGGGCCATGGGGGCAGTCTAAGCGGGGGCGGTGAGGGCTTTTCCGGTTCCGCGTGGGGAACACTGCTCGGCCCCGCGCCTCAACCCAGGGTGACGTGCAGCGCCTGCGGGCCGCGCAGCACGAAATTCGCCTTGAAGCGCGGCAGAGCCTGAACCCGCAGCCCCGGAAAACGCTCAGCGAGCGCGGCGAAGGTCTCGGCGATCTCCAGCCGGGCGAGGCTCGCGCCGAGGCAGTAGTGCGGCCCGGCGGCGAAGGCGAGGTGCCGGGCGGCGTTGTCGCGGTTCCAGTCGAGCCGATGCGGCTCGGGAAACACGTGCGGGTCGCGGTTGGCGGCGGCGAGCAGCAGCTGGGCATGGCTGCCGGCGCGCAGCACCGCGCCCCCGAGCGGCAGGTCCTCAGTGAAGTGCCGCCCGTCGAGCTGCACCGGCGAGACGAAGCGCAGCAGTTCGTCGGCCACGCCGGGATGCCGGGGATTTTCCACGAGCGCGGCCCAGGAGGCGGGTTGCCCGGAGAGCGCGAGCACGCCGCCCGGAATCAGGTTGGAAGTGGTTTCGTGCCCCGCCCCGAGGAGCAGCACCGCGTTGGAGAGCAGTTCGTCGCCGCTCAGGCGCTCGCCGCCGTCCTCCGCCGCCGCGAGCGCCGAGAGCAGCCCCGGCTGGGGATTCAGGCGCAGTTCGTCGGCGAGGTCGCGGAAGTAACTCCGCATCTCGCGGGCGTCCTGCTCGATACGGGCGAGCAGCTCGGGCGACTCGCGGGTGCCGCCGATCAGTTCGGCCACGCTCGCGGTCCAGGCGGTGAACTTCTGCTCCTCCTCGCCGCGCAGCCCGAGCATCTGCATGATGACCCGGCTCGGCAGCGGGTTGGCAAGTCCGGCGACGAGGTCCACCGGCCCCTCCTGCGCGGCGAGGTCGCGGAGCAAGGTGTCCAGCAGCGAGCGCACAAGTTCGCGCTGCTCCTCCACCACGCGCGGGGTAAACGCCTTTTGCACCAGGCCACGCAGCCGGGCGTGCGACAGGCCGTTGTGAAACAGCATCATGTGGCCGAGCAGCTTGCCGCCCTCGCTCTGGCCGGCCCCACCCTGGCCCGCCATCCACTCGGACGAGCCGGCCTCCGACGAGCGCGCGGCGGGCGAACGCAAAATGGCGCTGACCGCCGCGTGCCCGGTCACGAAAGCCGCGTTCCACTCGGGCACCGGCAGCACGCCGCCTTCATTGCCGAGCGCGCGCAGCCGTTCGTAGCCGGGGTAAGGGTCGGCGAGCGCCTCGCCGGTCCAGAGGGCCTGCACCGCGAGCAGCACGTCCGGCGAGCTGGGGCCGGGGATCTGAGAAGCCGTCATGCCCCAGCATGGCAGAGGGGCGCGGACAAATTGGACTGCCGTTCCGACGGGGGCGCGCCCACCGGAAGCCCACCAAAAGAGGGACGCCCCCGCCGCTCCCACCGCTTACCCTCGGGAGGCGAGGTGCGAGATGCGCGTCAAGATGATCCTGCCGGCCCTGACCGAAGCCACGAGCCCCCTGTTCCGGCCCATCAAATACAGCCTCTTCCCCCCACTCGGCCTCGCCACGCTCGCGGGGTATCTGGAGGATGGCGATGAAGTCACCCTCCACGACGAGCACGTCGAGCGCCTCAGCGTGGAGGACGAGCCCGACCTGGTCGTGATTCAGGCGTATATCACCTCGGCGTACCGGGCGTATGCGATTGCGGACGACTACCGGGCGCGTGGAGTGTACGTGGTCCTCGGCGGGCTGCACGTCACCTCGCTGCCGGACGAGGCCGCCGCGCACGCCGACACTGTCTTTCTCGGTCCCGGCGAGGACACCTGGCCGGAGTTTCTGCGCGCCTTCCGGGCCTTCCGGCGGGGTGGCCCGCGCCCGCCGCGCCGTTACGAGTCGCGCAGCCGCAGCCTGATCGGGGCGCCGCCGACTCGCCGCGACCTGATCCGGCGCGCGCGCTACCTCGTGCCCAACAGCCTCGTCGTGTCGCGCGGGTGCCCGCACGTGTGCGATTTCTGCTACAAGGAGGCGTTTTTCAAAGGGGGGAAGTCGTTCTACACCCAGGCCGTAGACGACGCCCTGGCGCAGATCGAGGCGCTGCCGGGCCGGCACCTGTACTTCCTCGACGACCACCTCTTCGGCAACCAGAAATTTGCCGCCGAACTGTTCGAGGGGATGCGCGGCATGGGGCGGGTGTGGCAGGCGGCGGGCACGGTGCAGTCGGCCCTGGCGCCGGGGGTACTGAAGCGGGCGCGGGACGCGGGGCTGCGCAGCCTGTTCGTCGGCTTCGAGACGCTGAATCCGCAGAACCTGCACGCCGCCGCCAAATACCAGAACCTCAAGCAGGACTACGATCAGGCCATCCGCACGCTGCACGGCCTCGGGGTGATGGTCAACGGCAGCTTCGTCTTCGGGATGGACGAGGACGACGCCGGCGTGTTCGGGCGCACGGTGGACTGGGCGGTGTCGCAGGGCATCGAGACGGCCACCTTCCACATCATGACTCCTTATCCCGACACAGCCCTCTACCGCCGCATCGAGGCCGAGGGCCGGCTGCTGCACCGCCGCTGGGACCTCTACGACACCCGGCACACAGTCTTCCGCCCCCGCCTCCTCACGCCGGGGCAACTCGAAGACGGGTATTGGTGGGCCTACCGGCAGTTCTACACCTGGCCGAACATCCTGCGTGGGGCGGGCGTCAAGGACACCCTCGGCGCCCGGGCGCGGCACGTCGCCTACGCGGGGGGCTGGAAGCGCTTCGAGCCGCTGTGGGACGTGCTGATCCGGGCGCGGCAGGTGGGGCTGATGCTGCCGGTGCTCGAAGAATTGCTGCAAAGTTTTGGGGAAAACCGGCAGCGGCAGGGAACGGCGGGACGGGTGGCGAGCGCGGAGCTGTAAACCTGCGCTTCAGCGCCTGCGCCACCGTGCCAGCCCCAGCCCCGCGAGCAGCAACGCGGCGGCGAGCGGCCCGGTCTTGTCCTGCTTGACGCCCCACCAATAATGCAGCGCCGAGAGGCCGGCGGCGAGGTACACGAGCTGGTGCATCCTTGCCCAGCGCGCGAATCCTAATCGCCGCACGCTCGCGGGCGTGCTCGTCAGCGTGAGCGGCACGAGCAGCAGCCACGCGACGAAGCCGCTCGTGACGAAGGGCCGCTCGGTCACGTCCTCCCAGATCTGCGTGAGGCTCCAGCCCTGATCGAAAAGGTAGAGGCCGAAGTGCAGCGCCGCGTAAAACGCCGCGAGCAGCCCCAGAGCCTTGCGAATGCGCGCGGTCCAGGTCCAGCCGAGCCAGAGACGCAGCGGCGTGCAGGCGAGCGAGAGCAGCAGCAGGATGAGCGCGAGCTGCCCGGTCTGGTGGGTGGCCCGCTGCACAGGGTTGGCCCCGAGCAGCCCCTGCGCCGCGTCGAGGGCGAGGATCAGCGCCGGCAGCCCCCCCCCGACGACGACGCCCGGCCCGAGCCAGGGGAGTACGCCACTCCGCTTCCTGCGCGCCGCCGTCATGTCCCCCTCAGAAAAAGCGGCTCAGATCGAGGCCCCGGTAGAGCCCGGCAACCTGCTCGCCGTAGCCGTTGAAGATCAGGGTGGGGCGCCGGCCCTCGCCGAGCCGGTCCTCGGTGGCCTGGGACCAGCGCGGATGCGGCACGGCGGGGTTGACGTTGGCGTAAAAGCCGTATTCGTCCGGCGCCGCGAGCGCCCAGGTCGTCTGCGGCTGGGTGCGCGTCAGGGTGATGCGGACGATCGATTTGATGCTTTTAAAGCCGTATTTCCACGGCACCACTAGCCTCAGCGGCGCTCCCTTCTGGGGCAGCAGCGTTCGCCCGTGCAGCCCGACCGCCAGGAAGGCGAGCGGATGCAGCGCCTCGTCGAGCCTGAGCCCCTCGACATACGGCCAGTCGAGCACCCGGCGACGCTGGCCCGGCAGGCGCTCCGGGTCGTGCACGGCGGTGAACTGCACGTACCGGGCCTGCCCGGTCGGTTCCACCCGCCGGATCAGCGCGGCGAGCGGAAAGCCGAACCACGGCATCACCATGCTCCAGCCCTCGACGCAGCGCATGCGGTAGATGCGGTCTTCGAGGGGGAAGGTGCTCTGGAGGGTGTCAATGTCTACAGTCTGGGGCCGGCGCACCTCGCCGTCGATCACGACGGTCCAGGGCCGGGTGTGCAGGGCCGCCGCGTTGCGGGCGGGGTCCCCCTTGCCCAGGCCGAGCTCGTAGAAATTGTTGTAGGTCGTCGCCTGCCGGTAGGGGGTCTGGGCTTCCGCCGTGTCGTACGGCCCCACCGGGCGGATGAGGCGCCCCGCCTCCTGGGCCGCTTCCTCCCCGCCACCAGCCCCCGGACGGCGGGTCAGGGCGAGCAGGCCGCCGCCCAGCCCCGCAGCGGTCGCCGTGAACAGCGCGGCGGTTTTCAGGAAGTCGCGCCGCTCGGCGTCGGGCGGGGAATCAGGCGCGCGGGGAGCTGGAACACGGGGAGCTGGGGGGCTCATGGCGGGGGGACCTCCGGCCTCCGGTATAGCGGCCCCGGCGGGGGCGGGCTGTGGCGCAGGGTGCGATTGCTCAGCCGTCTTCCCACACCGCCTGGTCGCGCCCCGCGTTCTTGGCGACGTACAGGCGCCGGTCGGCGAGGCTGAGCAGGGTCGTGCGGTCGGGCGCCTCCGTCAGCATGGCGCCGCCGCCACTCAGGGTGATGGGGGGAAATCCGCGCAGCCGCTGCACCTTGACCGTCTCCAGTACGCCCTCGATGCGCGCCCGGGCCTCCTCGCGGCCCACGCCACGCAGGATCACCAGGAACTCTTCGCCGCCCCAGCGGGCCAGGGTGTCCCCGGGCCGCAGGTGTGCCTCGACCAGCCGCGCGATATGCACGAGGGCCTGGTCTCCCCGCACATGCCCGAGCGTGTCGTTGATGCTCTTGAAATGGTCGAGGTCGAGCACCGCGATGGCCACGTCGTCGGGCGGACCGGCCGCCGGGTCCATCAGCGTGTCGAGTTCGTCGTCGGCGATGTGGCGGTTGGCGAGGCCGGTCAGCGGATCGCGGAAGGCGAGTTCCTGAAGCCAGGCGCTGCGCGCGCGCTCGACGCTCACCTGCCGGCCATAGACCGACATGAACCCGATCAGCCCCACGAGCAGCACGTTCATCAGCAGGTAGACGTGGTCGGTGCCCGGACTTTGCAGGGCGATGCCCACCAGAAAAACGTAGATCAGGGTCACCAGCGGCGCCGACTGCCGAATCGGCAGCAGCGTGAAGGCGAGCACCGCCGTGATCGCCGCGTTGGTAAGCAGGTGCTGCCGGACCGGGGCTTCGCTGGGCAGCGCTAGGGCCGTCTCCACCCCCAGCCACAGGGTCGCGAGCGACACCGCCAGGCGGTTGATGGGCAGGTCAGGCAGCGGGCGGCGCAGGCTCAGCGCCAGCATCGCCAGCGCCAGCGCCACGCCGAGCAGCGCCGTAGAGAAGCGCACCGGGTCGCCGGCCTGCCAGCACACATACGCGGCCAGAGATTGAAGGCACGCCGTCAATCCGGTGAGCAGCAGATAAACCAACCCGAGGCGCGGCGCCCTGGGAGCTGGAGCAGAGTCCCCATCGGCGCGCATAAACACATCGACATTAAACGTGCGCAGATAAGACGGTTAAAGCGGCCCGACTAGATCAAATCTAAAGAAAGAACCCTAAGGATCAGTCATAAAGCCGCTTGTGAA
Protein-coding regions in this window:
- a CDS encoding sulfite oxidase heme-binding subunit YedZ; amino-acid sequence: MTAARRKRSGVLPWLGPGVVVGGGLPALILALDAAQGLLGANPVQRATHQTGQLALILLLLSLACTPLRLWLGWTWTARIRKALGLLAAFYAALHFGLYLFDQGWSLTQIWEDVTERPFVTSGFVAWLLLVPLTLTSTPASVRRLGFARWARMHQLVYLAAGLSALHYWWGVKQDKTGPLAAALLLAGLGLARWRRR
- the msrP gene encoding protein-methionine-sulfoxide reductase catalytic subunit MsrP — protein: MSPPAPRVPAPRAPDSPPDAERRDFLKTAALFTATAAGLGGGLLALTRRPGAGGGEEAAQEAGRLIRPVGPYDTAEAQTPYRQATTYNNFYELGLGKGDPARNAAALHTRPWTVVIDGEVRRPQTVDIDTLQSTFPLEDRIYRMRCVEGWSMVMPWFGFPLAALIRRVEPTGQARYVQFTAVHDPERLPGQRRRVLDWPYVEGLRLDEALHPLAFLAVGLHGRTLLPQKGAPLRLVVPWKYGFKSIKSIVRITLTRTQPQTTWALAAPDEYGFYANVNPAVPHPRWSQATEDRLGEGRRPTLIFNGYGEQVAGLYRGLDLSRFF
- a CDS encoding B12-binding domain-containing radical SAM protein, producing the protein MRVKMILPALTEATSPLFRPIKYSLFPPLGLATLAGYLEDGDEVTLHDEHVERLSVEDEPDLVVIQAYITSAYRAYAIADDYRARGVYVVLGGLHVTSLPDEAAAHADTVFLGPGEDTWPEFLRAFRAFRRGGPRPPRRYESRSRSLIGAPPTRRDLIRRARYLVPNSLVVSRGCPHVCDFCYKEAFFKGGKSFYTQAVDDALAQIEALPGRHLYFLDDHLFGNQKFAAELFEGMRGMGRVWQAAGTVQSALAPGVLKRARDAGLRSLFVGFETLNPQNLHAAAKYQNLKQDYDQAIRTLHGLGVMVNGSFVFGMDEDDAGVFGRTVDWAVSQGIETATFHIMTPYPDTALYRRIEAEGRLLHRRWDLYDTRHTVFRPRLLTPGQLEDGYWWAYRQFYTWPNILRGAGVKDTLGARARHVAYAGGWKRFEPLWDVLIRARQVGLMLPVLEELLQSFGENRQRQGTAGRVASAEL
- a CDS encoding GGDEF domain-containing protein; protein product: MRADGDSAPAPRAPRLGLVYLLLTGLTACLQSLAAYVCWQAGDPVRFSTALLGVALALAMLALSLRRPLPDLPINRLAVSLATLWLGVETALALPSEAPVRQHLLTNAAITAVLAFTLLPIRQSAPLVTLIYVFLVGIALQSPGTDHVYLLMNVLLVGLIGFMSVYGRQVSVERARSAWLQELAFRDPLTGLANRHIADDELDTLMDPAAGPPDDVAIAVLDLDHFKSINDTLGHVRGDQALVHIARLVEAHLRPGDTLARWGGEEFLVILRGVGREEARARIEGVLETVKVQRLRGFPPITLSGGGAMLTEAPDRTTLLSLADRRLYVAKNAGRDQAVWEDG